The following proteins are encoded in a genomic region of Hyla sarda isolate aHylSar1 chromosome 3, aHylSar1.hap1, whole genome shotgun sequence:
- the LOC130360581 gene encoding uncharacterized protein LOC130360581 isoform X2 codes for MKMPQKTKKKGKGDKAVDISALKTFLKRYENYCAESQSFVSPTITHSLKKRIQDGSRYLRIILSGPESSSQGSSPVLLRPLLMTIRDERYMLATDLCLWGVPLSNQDVASLAILLELRGRTSYPFIKLEVIDCGIDVWSVERLGKAVQFSQLTSITLDHNEVRDEGIQGLIQGLEGNTKLVSLSLCYCNLGPPSGTLLGNLLAQSAISELYLTGNYLQCSGAVDLITAVAEYAQEQTTEKPPEETISLGHQILEAHGQSGIHTMISGQPTAVERPATSPDRRSDKGKRKKRGRKRKDKAAPPGPWVSKLHLDNNDIDARGKEGETGLLEFSQLLSRG; via the exons ATGAAAATGCCTCAGAAAACCAAGAAGAAAGGGAAAGGGGATAAAGCTGTAGATATATCAGCTCTGAAAACATTCCTGAAAAGATATGAAAATTATTGTGCTGAAAGTCAGTCATTTGTAAGCCCTACCATAACCCATTCCCTCAAAAAACGTATCCAAGATGGGTCTCGATACCTCAGG ATCATCCTGTCCGGTCCCGAGAGCTCCTCCCAAGGTTCCTCTCCAGTTTTATTAAGACCACTATTGATGACCATACGGGATGAGCGATATATGCTTGCGACAGACTTGTGCTTATGGGGAGTTCCGCTCAGTAACCAGGATGTTGCTAGTCTT GCTATACTACTAGAGTTACGAGGGAGAACTTCATATCCATTTATAAAACTAGAAGTCATAGATTGTGGCATCGATGTGTGGTCAGTGGAAAGGTTGGGGAAAGCTGTCCAGTTCAGCCAGTTAACATCCATAACACTGGATCACAATGA GGTCCGAGATGAAGGAATCCAGGGTCTTATCCAAGGTCTTGAAGGAAACACAAAACTGGTGTCTCTTAGTCTATGTTATTGTAACCTGGGCCCCCCAAGTGGAACACTACTGGGTAATCTCTTGGCACAATCTGCCATCAG TGAACTGTATCTCACTGGAAACTACTTGCAGTGCTCTGGGGCAGTGGATCTCATCACTGCAGTAGCAGAATATGCCCAGGAACAAACAACAGAAAAGCCACCGGAGGAGACAATCAGTCTGGGCCATCAGATCTTGGAAG CACACGGCCAATCTGGGATTCACACAATGATCTCCGGACAGCCCACAGCAGTGGAAAGGCCTGCAACATCACCTGACAGACGTTCTGACAAAGGGAAACGCAAGAAAAGAG GGAGAAAGAGAAAGGATAAAGCAGCACCTCCTGGGCCCTGGGTGAGCAAACTGCACCTGGATAACAATGATATCGATGCCAGAGGGAAGGAGGGAGAGACTGGGTTGCTGGAATTTTCTCAGTTACTAAGTAG